The Acidimicrobiia bacterium region ACGGAAAGGTGGTCGAGCAATGACAACTCGTCTCGGTGTGTGGTCTGCCGCGCTCCTCCTGGCCATCGCGACCGGCGCGCTGGCCGGCTGCGGGGGCGGAAGCAGCGGGAAGAAGGTCAACGTCTCGGAGGTGGATTACAAGATCATCCCGGACGCGACCAGCGTCGCCGCCGGCAAAGTGACCTTCAAGGTCACGAACAACGGCACGTTCACGCACGAGTTCGTTGTCGACCGCGCCGCGGGCGCAGCCTCGCTGCCGCTGAAGACCGATGGCGAGGTCAACGAGGACAAGATCTCAGATTCGAACCACCTCGGCGAGGTCGAGGACATCGATCCGGGAAAGAGCAAGACCCTCACCGTGACCATGTCGGCGGGCAAGTACGTGCTGTTCTGCAACCGTGTCGACGGCTCGACGTCGCACTTCAAGAGCGGAATGCACACCGACTTCACCGTGACGAGCTGAGCGCCGGTCGAGCCGGCCGGACGGACCCTCTTCCGCGCCCGCGAACGCGGGCCTACAGTCGTCGAGCGAAGCACACCAGGAGGTGCGCATGAGCGAGGACAGTCCACCGGAGAGTCACCGGGTCGGTCGCCGTCGCGTGACACGCACGAGCCCTCGACCGATGCAGCGGCCCTGACCGCGCAGCTGACGGCTCCGGACGCGCCCGGTGGCGCGATCGACCCCGATCTCGAGACGCTCCGGCCGAATCGGCCGGAGCGTTTCCTTTGTGCGGAGGTCGGTCAGTAGCTTTCGCCGCATGAAATTCGGTCTTGCGTTCGCCAATGCCGGTCCGCTCGGTGACCCCGAGCGCGCCGCGCCCCTCGCGCAGCTGTGCGAGCAGCTCGGCTTCGAGTCGCTCTGGACGGTCGAGCACGTCGTCGTCCCGAGCGGTTACTCGTCGCCGTATCCGTACTCGCCCGACGGCAAGATGCCCGGCGGCGAGCAGGTCGCGATCACCGATCCGCTGATCTGGCTCGCGTACGTCGCCGCCGCGACCACGAACATCCGGCTCGGCACCGGGATCCTGATCCTTCCGCAGCGCAATCCGCTCGTGCTCGCGAAGGAAGTCGCGACGCTCGACCGGTTGTCGCGCGGGCGCGTCGATCTCGGCATCGGCGTGGGCTGGCTGCGTGAGGAGTTCGACGCGCTCGGCATTCCGTTCGAACGACGCGGCGCGCGCACCGACGAGTACGTCGACGTGTTGCGCCGGGTCTGGCGGGAGGAGAGCACTGCGTACTCCGGCGAGTTCACGAACTTCGCGGAGCTCAACTCGTACCCGAAACCCGCGAACGGCGCGACCGTGCCGATCCACGTCGGCGGTCACTCCGAGCCCGCAGCGCGTCGCGCCGGGCGCAT contains the following coding sequences:
- a CDS encoding cupredoxin domain-containing protein, with protein sequence MTTRLGVWSAALLLAIATGALAGCGGGSSGKKVNVSEVDYKIIPDATSVAAGKVTFKVTNNGTFTHEFVVDRAAGAASLPLKTDGEVNEDKISDSNHLGEVEDIDPGKSKTLTVTMSAGKYVLFCNRVDGSTSHFKSGMHTDFTVTS
- a CDS encoding LLM class F420-dependent oxidoreductase, producing the protein MKFGLAFANAGPLGDPERAAPLAQLCEQLGFESLWTVEHVVVPSGYSSPYPYSPDGKMPGGEQVAITDPLIWLAYVAAATTNIRLGTGILILPQRNPLVLAKEVATLDRLSRGRVDLGIGVGWLREEFDALGIPFERRGARTDEYVDVLRRVWREESTAYSGEFTNFAELNSYPKPANGATVPIHVGGHSEPAARRAGRIGDGFFPGRGPGNGLEELLDVMRASARDAGRDADAIEVTSGGGLDLDSVKRAADLGVARYTIPPLGFDLDSLQTNLGRFSEEIIAKA